The Myxococcales bacterium genomic interval CCCATCACCGCCAAGGCGGACCCAGGCTCGCTGAGGCTGGGATCGGAAAGGCGGCGGGGGCCGAGGCGCAGGCGCCCGCCTTCAGGGCACAAGTGGCCGAAGGACACCTTCACGGCAGAAGGCGGCGCCGGATCGTGCACGACGAACGAACCTCCTGCTTCGACCTCGAAATCCGCCGTGGAACGCACCAGCAGACTGCCGCCCGGCACCACGACGACGGTATCACCGCCGGGCCGTTCCACGCCGCCCCCACCCGCCACGGGGAGCTCGGCAGGCGCTGGGACCGGTTCGGGTTCGGGGGCAAGGATCGCTGGTGGCGGTGGCTCTAGCTCGGCGGCTTGAAGGTCCACGGTGATCTTCTGCCCCGCCGTGGCCGTGACGTTCGTGACGGTGCCTTCGTGCTGGAACCGCGCGAGGCCCACCACGACCTCGTAGTGCGTCTTTGATCCCACGCTGCGAATCACCACCTGCGAGCCTGCCTCGATGAGGGCGAGCCCCACGGCCGAACGCAGGCGTGATCCGGCGTGCGCCTCGAACAAGACCTCGCCCAGCTCCACGTGCAAGGTGCGCTCTTCGGGCCGGCCAGGCAAAAAGCGAAGCCGCGTGTGCGGCCGCACCGTCAATACGGAGCCGTCGGCCAAGCTCAACCGAGCCTGACCATCCGCGTCCGACTTGATCCCGTCTCCCATGCGGAAGGTGGCGCCCGGCGCCGCGGCCTGCCAATCGCTTCGGGCGCGGTCGAAGTCTCGGGTGACGTGGCCGCTCATGGTGTGCAGGCGCGCGAGGACGGTCTCGTCGCTGCAACCGCGGCATCCGAGCGGCACCGTCAACGCGAGGACCAACACGACCACGCCCCGGCATCTCGCAAGCCCCGAGGTTTCGGCCGGCCGGTGCCTCACCGCCTCCCCCGTACGCGTCGCAAGTCCGCGTTCAGGATAGTGACGCCGTTTTCTTCGATCCTGACCTCGCGGCGCTGCGGTCGATACCCCAAAGCCGTGATTTCGACCTGGTAGACGCCGGGGGGAACGTCGAGCGCGAAGGCGCCGTCCGCGTCTGTTTTGGCCTCGCTCCCGAGCGGCGCGACCACCACCGTGGCACGCAACCCTTGGCCCTTGAAGGAGCGGATGAGCCCACGTAGCTGCCCTGCGGGCACTGGGGGCGGATCCGCTGCCTCCTCGTTGGGAGCGAAAGGCGGTTCTGGCGCAGCAGAGACGGGCCGCTCGGGCCCCGCAGGCGCTTCGCCTGGAGGCGAGGGCGTCCGCGCAGGAGCGGGCGCGGCCCCGAAGTCGAACGCCAAGCCGACGCGTCCCGCCACCCGTGGCTCGACCGGGATGAGAGGGTCTTCGGGGGCTAGCCCTGGGCGGCGGCTGGGGGACACCTCCACCAACGCGAAGATCTGCCAGGCCCGGCCCAAGGTGCGGCGCACGCCGGCCCCGAAACGCATCGGAGACTGGGCCAGCGAGGGCGCCCCTCCTCCCCACAGCAGGTCCGCCGACGCTTCCAGGAGCAGGTCCGTGTCGCCCACGCGACGCGACAGCCCAACGCCCAACAGGGCCGCGTTGAAGTCCGCGAGCCCGAGGGCCAAGCGGTCCCCGGGCCGGGTGCGCGTCAGGTCAGGTTTGGCTTCGGCGCTGCGGTCCAGCCGGAGCCCGGCCATTCCCGCGAAAGTCCATGCCCCCACGAAGCGGGCGGCGAGCGCCCGGGCGCTGAAGACGCTGGCGCCCAGGGACAATGAGGGCGCTTGTTCTCCCGGCACGCGAAGGGCAAGCTCGCCGCCGAGTGCGCCGTCGTATCGGGCGCGTCCGTAGCGCAGAGCCAGGCGCGGCTCACCCACGTAGCTGCTATCCGGCCCCTGGGAGTCTCGGGGGTGCCTGTCCATTCTTCCCGCCAGACGCAGCGAGAGCTCCAGGCCGCGAAGGGGCGCGTGGGCCACGGCCACTGAGCCCGTGAGCCGGTGGTGCGCGCCGTCATCGGTGGGCTGCGCTTCAGTGAATCCGTATCCGGAGGTGGCCGACACCGCCCAGGTTCCAGGCCGCGAGAGCCCCGGCAGGCCAAGCCGCATCAAGCCCGGCTGGGCCGAATCCGTGTACCCTGGTCCTGTGCGGGGCACGGTCGTTTCCGCGTCGCCGCGCCCGTCGGTCGCTTCGCCCGCCTGTACCACGGCGCTGGTGGAAAAGAGGCTCCAAAGCCCCAGGGCTGCTCGGGGACCGCGCCGAGAGCCGCGGCCTCCTGGCCTCTTTTCACAACCCTTCTCGCACATGACGTCGCCCGAGCGTCACCTCGGTTGCCTCTGCACCTTTCGTCAGTTCGCGCCAAATCTTGAAGCGCCCGCCGCCTGGCCATCTGGGTTGTTTTCCTTGGCGGATCCGGTCATGGGCGGTTCGTGCGCAAGCTTCGAGCCCAGGAAGAGGGGGCCGTGACGCATCCTCGTGGCCAACCCGAACATCCAAGCTCTCGATGAGTAGGTCAGGAAGGCGGAGGTTCCCCTTGAGGATCGCGGGGCGGGGTTGTAAATGACCTCACCCCGCGGAAGACATGTGAGCCTGACCATGGCGGATGCCAACACCAGCCGGACCGCAGCCGGCCCGGACGCGCCCCTCGGCAAGGTCCGGGGACACCGTCACGAAGTTCGCCGCCGCGAGGGCTGGATGGCGCGCCTCGGTGCAGGCTTGAGTCTAGCCTGTGCCGTTCATTGTGCGCTTACGCCGCTGTTGGTGGGCATTCTCCCCTTGCTCGGATTGAGCTTCCTCTCCGAAGAGCGCACGGAGGCCTGGTTGGTGGGCGCTGTCGTGGTGCTTGCCACGGGCAGTGCCCTGTGGGGGTTCAAGAGGCACGGCGCCCTGCGAGCCGTCATGGCGTTCGCGGGGGCGGTGGGCCTCTTGCTGATGGGCAGATGGTTGGGCGATGAGCACCCCTTGGGTGTGCCGCTCACGATCGCTGGGGGCCTCGCCATCGCCGGCGCCCACTGGCTGAGCGCACGTTTGTGCCGGACGTGCCCGAATCATCAGGCCGAAGCGCACGGCCACGCGCACTGAACGCTCTGCCTCCTAAGGGCCCTCAGGGTGCCGCCAACCGCAGCGTGAGGTCTGCGCCGCGTGCGGTCGGCAAATCCAACCACAGGGCGCCGCGTCCTCCCTCCGGTCGCGTCGCACTGACCGCGTCCCGAAGCGAGGTCTTTCCCGTCTTCACGTCACTGTCCGTGGTCGACAGCACGGTGACTTCCGCCCGGTAGCGTCCCGGGACCGGGCCCTGCTTCGGGTCGACCTCGAAGTGGCCTTCCTTCCCTGCGGAAATGTAGGCCGCCACGAGGGGAGCCTTGGGGTCCTCAGGGTGAAACGTGACCCATCCGTGGGCGAGAGGGATCCCGCCCACGAACACCCGCCCGCGGAGTGCCTGCCGACGGCCTTCCGTGAACAGGCCCGAGCGCCGCATCCACTGGATCGCCAAAGTACGCCAAACACCAAGGTCGGGATCCCCGGCGGCAACTCCAGTGCCGTGAGGTCCGAATGCGAAGATATGCAGCTCGGCAGACACGCCGATCGCAAGAAGTCGCTCGTAAAACCGGACGCTGTGCAGCGGACTCAGGTGGTCTTCATGGGTCGTCACCGTGAAGGTGGGGGGCGTCGTCTCGTCCACGAAGCGCTCGGTCGAACGGCCGTAGGCCTGGGATTCGCCGAATGCGTGCGAGATCGCCGGGTAGACCAAGAGCAAAAAATCCGGGCGAGAGCTTTGCCGATCGATTGGGTCCGCTGCGGCGGGATCCGCCGCCTCGGGGTCTGTGGCGACGGCCGAGGCCAGGTTGCCCCCGGCCGAAAAGCCCATCATCCCGATCCGGCCGGGCGAGATTCCGTACTGCCGGGCGTGGGCGCGCACCCACCGCAGCGCGCGCTGGCCGTCTGCGATCGAGGTCTCTGCGTCGTACACCGGCTGCTTGCGGTAGCGCAGCACGAAGGCCGCCATGCCTTCGCGGTTGAGCCACCGGGCGGCTTGCACACCCTCGTGATCCGCGGCCAAAACCCAGTAGCCGCCTCCCGGATTCACGACCACCGCAGCGCCATTGGCTCGGTCGGGCCTGGGCAGGTATACCGTGAGCGTGGGCACGTCGGTGAGCGCATCTCCTTCCGCACCTGGCGCGGGGCCTTTCCACAGCGGGAAGGTTTTTTCGTGGTCTGAAGAGAGGGCCGCGGGTAGGGTGGTCTGTCGTGGCCCGGGGGTGTTTGCACAGGCGGAGACGAGCCAGGCGGTGCCCGTCACCAGGGCCGCAAGGGTGGAACGGAGTTTCCTCGTGCCAGAGACGGTCTGGATGCGAGGCGGGAAGCGGGGGCAAGATGCAGCGAAGGGCAGGAGCATGAAGACGACTTCGCTTCGCTTATCGCACGGCCGCCCGACCTACTCCAACCCCACACAGGCGCTTAGGAGCCGTTCGCAGGGCCGTGAATGTGGACGGGATCACCTCGGGCTCCTGCGCTTTTTCCAACACGAAAGGAGTCAGCGATCATGAAGGTGCGCACGGTGGCCCTGGTAGGGGGGACGCACGGGAACGAGTTTACGGGGGCCTATCTCGTCAAAAAGTGGCAGGCAGACCCGTCGAGGTTGCAGCGTCCGGGGCTCAGCCTCGAGCTCGTGCTGGCGAACCCCAAGGCCTTTGCCGCCTGCCGTCGTTACGTCGACGAGGATCTGAACCGCTGCTTCTCGCACGCCCGTCTCGCCCAGCCGAACCCCGCAAGCTACGAGTCCATGCTCGCTCAGCACATCAACCGGCAGCTCGGACCGAAGGGCAACGCGCGGGTGGACTTCATCATCGACATGCACTCGGCCACGAGCCCGATGGGAACGAACCTGGTGTTCACGCATCTCGACGGGTTTCACCTGCGTCTAGCGGCTTACGTGAAACAGAGGTTTCCCGAGACCGTCGTCACCTCCGAGGACGAGTTGGTGGAAGATCAGTACTTCCTGAACTCGATCGCCCAGGGCAACGTGCTCGTGGAAATGGGGCCGGTTCCGCAGGGCTGCTTGCGCGCCGATCTTCTGGATCGGACCGAACGGGTGGTCATGACCGTGCTCGACTTCCTCGCGGATCCCGGTCGCGCCACGGACTTGCCGTCGACGCTCGAGGTGTTCCACTACACCAAAGCCTTGTACTTACCCACGGACGCGGACGGCAACATCAATGCGATGGTGCATCCCCGTTTGTTGGACCAGGCCTATCCGGTGCTCGAGCCCGGCGCTCCCGTGTTCGTTGGCTTCGATGGCCGGGAGATTCCCTTCGACGGCCCCGAACCCGTGATGGCCGGCTTCGTCAACGAGGCGGCCTACTACGACAAGAAGATGGCGATGTATTTGATGCGGCAGGAGACCGTTCGGGTGCCAGATACCATGTGAGGGCGTGCACGCTTTCGGAGCCCGCCGGGCAGCGACCACCAGGCTGCTCACCGCCCAGGGCCAAGGACCACCGCCGACCACGGAGACAGCTGCACGATGCGGTCGAGACTGGGGCCCATGACGGGTCGAGCTTCTCGCGACATGCCTTCACCGCCGTAAATGGGCTCGTCGCTCGCAAGCAAGACCACCGCGGGATCGTTGGGGGCGAGCAGCGGTACGGAGACCTGCACCGCAGAGAAGTTTGCGAGGATGGCCACCCACTCGTCGCAAACCAGGTTGCGCCGGAGCACGCTCAGCCAACGGGTGGTCTCGTCACTTTCGACATGAATCGCTTGCTGCTCGCCGCTCTTGATCAGGGCGTGCTTTTCCCGCAAGGCCATCAGGTCTTTGAAGAGAGCCAAAGTCGGCGCATGCGCCGGGTGATGAAGCTTCTCCCAGTCGAGCCTGCAGGCCTCGAAGGTCTCGGGTTGCGTGGGGTCGGCGAAGTCCTGATCGAAGCCGAAGAAGTCAAACTCGTCCTTGCGCCCCTTTCGCACGGCCTCGCTGAGTTGCGGATCGCCGTGACTGACGAAGTAGGCAAAGGGGCGGGTCTCTCCGTACTCTTGACCCATGAAGAGCATGGGAAGGTTCGGCCCCGTCAAGAGCAGCGTGGCCGCGAGTCGTTCTCGTTCGGGGCCAAGGCGGGTCGACATACGGGCACCCTGTGACCCGTTCGCGATTTGGTCGTGATTCTGGCTGTAGACCACGAATTTGTGCCCAGGCCGCTCTGCGGCGCTGTTGCCATGGCGTCGACGACGGTGAGGGGCGTAGCGGCCGTTGTAGACGAAGGCCTCCCGGAAGGCATGAGCCAGGTCGGCGATGCGCCCGAAATCCTCGAAATACCCTTGCCGAGGGCCACCGAGGCTGGTCCACAGCGCGTGGTGAAAATCGTCGCTCCATTGGGCGTCGATCGCGTACCCG includes:
- a CDS encoding FecR family protein; translated protein: MVVLVLALTVPLGCRGCSDETVLARLHTMSGHVTRDFDRARSDWQAAAPGATFRMGDGIKSDADGQARLSLADGSVLTVRPHTRLRFLPGRPEERTLHVELGEVLFEAHAGSRLRSAVGLALIEAGSQVVIRSVGSKTHYEVVVGLARFQHEGTVTNVTATAGQKITVDLQAAELEPPPPAILAPEPEPVPAPAELPVAGGGGVERPGGDTVVVVPGGSLLVRSTADFEVEAGGSFVVHDPAPPSAVKVSFGHLCPEGGRLRLGPRRLSDPSLSEPGSALAVMGPGTHRYAVVCGSQGRPVAQGNIQVLRDPGTSELPRLPPATQLDTDGRRYTILYQNHLPEVRVTWPDAPSAERYELQLTGERLAKTLPTPRPAYVFKPATLPEGTFALVFAVAGEGAARSAETALTIRFDNAAPTAVVRAPRDRRFKAGQPVEVEGIALPGWQVSSRGEPLALDPQHRFSGTVTLGPPWRAIAIRFEHRERGVHYYLRRPAGRPR
- a CDS encoding aspartoacylase yields the protein MKVRTVALVGGTHGNEFTGAYLVKKWQADPSRLQRPGLSLELVLANPKAFAACRRYVDEDLNRCFSHARLAQPNPASYESMLAQHINRQLGPKGNARVDFIIDMHSATSPMGTNLVFTHLDGFHLRLAAYVKQRFPETVVTSEDELVEDQYFLNSIAQGNVLVEMGPVPQGCLRADLLDRTERVVMTVLDFLADPGRATDLPSTLEVFHYTKALYLPTDADGNINAMVHPRLLDQAYPVLEPGAPVFVGFDGREIPFDGPEPVMAGFVNEAAYYDKKMAMYLMRQETVRVPDTM
- a CDS encoding carboxypeptidase regulatory-like domain-containing protein; translated protein: MPRTGPGYTDSAQPGLMRLGLPGLSRPGTWAVSATSGYGFTEAQPTDDGAHHRLTGSVAVAHAPLRGLELSLRLAGRMDRHPRDSQGPDSSYVGEPRLALRYGRARYDGALGGELALRVPGEQAPSLSLGASVFSARALAARFVGAWTFAGMAGLRLDRSAEAKPDLTRTRPGDRLALGLADFNAALLGVGLSRRVGDTDLLLEASADLLWGGGAPSLAQSPMRFGAGVRRTLGRAWQIFALVEVSPSRRPGLAPEDPLIPVEPRVAGRVGLAFDFGAAPAPARTPSPPGEAPAGPERPVSAAPEPPFAPNEEAADPPPVPAGQLRGLIRSFKGQGLRATVVVAPLGSEAKTDADGAFALDVPPGVYQVEITALGYRPQRREVRIEENGVTILNADLRRVRGRR
- a CDS encoding alpha/beta hydrolase → MLLPFAASCPRFPPRIQTVSGTRKLRSTLAALVTGTAWLVSACANTPGPRQTTLPAALSSDHEKTFPLWKGPAPGAEGDALTDVPTLTVYLPRPDRANGAAVVVNPGGGYWVLAADHEGVQAARWLNREGMAAFVLRYRKQPVYDAETSIADGQRALRWVRAHARQYGISPGRIGMMGFSAGGNLASAVATDPEAADPAAADPIDRQSSRPDFLLLVYPAISHAFGESQAYGRSTERFVDETTPPTFTVTTHEDHLSPLHSVRFYERLLAIGVSAELHIFAFGPHGTGVAAGDPDLGVWRTLAIQWMRRSGLFTEGRRQALRGRVFVGGIPLAHGWVTFHPEDPKAPLVAAYISAGKEGHFEVDPKQGPVPGRYRAEVTVLSTTDSDVKTGKTSLRDAVSATRPEGGRGALWLDLPTARGADLTLRLAAP
- a CDS encoding MerC domain-containing protein, which translates into the protein MADANTSRTAAGPDAPLGKVRGHRHEVRRREGWMARLGAGLSLACAVHCALTPLLVGILPLLGLSFLSEERTEAWLVGAVVVLATGSALWGFKRHGALRAVMAFAGAVGLLLMGRWLGDEHPLGVPLTIAGGLAIAGAHWLSARLCRTCPNHQAEAHGHAH